The genomic interval GCCGCTCGCGTGCGTTGATACTGAGCCGCAGCGAGCGCTGCTCCCGGGGCCGCCGCCGTCCGTCCGCCGCGCCCCCGggcccgcgccgccgccgccgctcgaAGGCGTCGTCCTCGTCGGCGCTCTGCTCGCCGCTGCTCTCGGCGGCCGGGACTGGGGCGCGGGGTGCAGGTGCCGCTGAGATGTCGCCGCCCGGGCCCGGAGCACCGTACCCACGGGCCGCCTCAGGCCCCCGCGCCACCCCGTAGGCGAGGCCTGCAGTGGCCGCCGCGTAGCCGTGACCCAACGTCAGGTACGCGTCCCCCGACAGCGACTTGAGCTCCGCCATGTCGCTGCCTTCTGGGCTCGAGGGCTGACCGGGCGGGCGGGCGCTCATACGGTCGGGGCCGCGCCACGCCGCCCCCCAGGCCCGCCCGAGCGGGCCACCGCCGCTGCCGCGATGCAGCTCCCGAGTCTGCACGTCCGTACTGCTGTCTGCGGGTTGCGGCGCCTCGGCGCGCGGCCCCTCGGGCGccccctctgccctctcctcgCCTTCGCTCTCttgctcctctccctcctcctcgcAGCGGCAGCGCGCGAGGCCAGCCCGGGGGCGGGCTCTGGCTCCGGCTCCGAGGCTCCCGTTGGGACTTCGCAGCTGTCCAATCAGAGGGGACCTGGAGACCGCCTGTTCCCGGAGCCGGGCTCCACCGCGGCGCAGACCGACGGGCTGGTGTCAAGAGCTGCTGAGATCCAGGGAGCGGGAGGGCTGGACGGAGCTATGGTGGGGACAGCAGGACCCACAGCTCTTACTTGCTTCTCCTGCGAACTGGGGTTGCTGCCCTCAAGCTCACTCGTCCCATGTGCACACGCCTCGGTCAGTCTGGTTGCCAGTCCCCTGCAGCCGGGGGCCCTCCCCTGGGTGGTCGAGCCGCGGAGCATCGCATCGCATCCGTACCGACTCCGCTCGGGCGCCCTGTGTCCAGGCTGGAACCTATCGGGGACGCGCTGGACCCTCACCCTCTGCTAGCTAACCTTCCTCGCATGCGCCAGTGGAGAACCGGCGACTTGGAGGGGTTTCACCAGAGTCTCCAAAGTCACCACCTCCTCTCGAATCTAGCCACATTTGATGTGAATTCCATCAGCCTCGGGACCCACCTTTTCAATTCTTCTTCAAACAGGGAGTGAAAGCCAGGGTCCCAGATGTGTCAGGGGCGGGAACCTGCCTAGACACCCACTGAGTTGGTGAGCAGTTGCTGCCCCTGCGCGCTGAGAGGTGGGGTCAGCCTGTCTCCAGCAGGAGGTGGCAGGACTCATCTGCTGTCAGGTACTCCAGGAATGTGAGCTGGTGTCTGAAGCGCATTAGTGGTGTGAATGGGTGAGGACCGTGTGCCCTCTGGAAGGTTTTGGAAACCAGTCCTTGCTG from Nycticebus coucang isolate mNycCou1 chromosome 21, mNycCou1.pri, whole genome shotgun sequence carries:
- the BHLHE23 gene encoding class E basic helix-loop-helix protein 23 — its product is MSARPPGQPSSPEGSDMAELKSLSGDAYLTLGHGYAAATAGLAYGVARGPEAARGYGAPGPGGDISAAPAPRAPVPAAESSGEQSADEDDAFERRRRRGPGGAADGRRRPREQRSLRLSINARERRRMHDLNDALDGLRAVIPYAHSPSVRKLSKIATLLLAKNYILMQAQALDEMRRLVAYLNQGQGLATPVAAAPLTPFGQTPVCPFSAGTALGPCPDKCAAFSGTPSSLCKHCGEKP